One window of Cydia strobilella chromosome 10, ilCydStro3.1, whole genome shotgun sequence genomic DNA carries:
- the LOC134744553 gene encoding nuclear pore complex protein Nup107, with the protein MNFDRSAQFHSTQHTPLRNKRTRSLLPRDDTLNMSPILNDTSIFKTLNDTSLRQVLDESSMLINPGNPSEGLNEAFYEIIHSSHRSNVLETMAKLGQKCRESLEKVESWNRYNVHNYWLGEEANTWQLLHCLYADSIEEHPESLESLLREVMLSQQDLVGALFQSDSELRLLQLLVDWLEASAAYQDEASANVAPVIPNNVHWSNTLHHLLIGSSLFNKEKAKDMVTCIDPDAPRRQKKTIHTDDQKDDSDLCKRVFTELRCGKFKDAVSLCLSAGQAWRGAAMQGWRLMHYLPREGPNSNLEIYGNPSRDLWKWCALGIATNIAENIYYRATMGILCGHLPSTIAACQGNWEDLLWAHLRTQIEARVDRFLHEHHATADANTTEPDVLQLVQLELHIEEMPLQEVFSAVNALMDGKKETPYQTCQRYLMLGHVRAIMQDSLEWLENGDEQFIRFLAHLILVLRQMGKDPQHDIGDKILEKYVSQLIEETTLGAVDRPELLAYYTSTVPKNSQVVLYAELMDHISKSDNRQEVVKAGSTAGIDVAASARVAVKRAISEIQQGYGNIDMMFNQTTAVEKDKTLIIKGLSSLEWLALVPNQMVEALWLSNAMIRTFIFIGNTDAASACIVNVNQLLPSFVNKVPQNSSELREHLCLKAYLEALEGFATWYRHFISGKPKDVDPLPADASFADKVYHEQKCAQAEQQKARWMNAVLHQLKHTKSLLYNVLLFPGGWLQDEFDNSSSPNFSEDEKSERSKQLETLRRLCIPEATILILKLLQSGNDVESHKEAMELSNLIAGENRGLYKVFTKDKLMEILDRIRESSLLLLEKGKDMFGYETNE; encoded by the coding sequence ATGAATTTCGACAGATCCGCCCAGTTTCATTCCACACAACACACGCCGCTTCGGAATAAACGTACGAGGTCTTTGTTGCCGAGAGATGATACTCTGAATATGTCGCCCATTCTTAACGATACCTCCATATTCAAAACTCTCAATGACACAAGTTTACGGCAAGTACTGGATGAATCTTCAATGCTGATCAACCCCGGCAATCCCAGCGAAGGTTTGAACGAAGCTTTTTATGAGATTATTCATTCAAGTCACCGAAGCAACGTATTGGAAACAATGGCGAAGTTAGGTCAAAAGTGCCGGGAGTCGCTGGAAAAGGTAGAGTCCTGGAACCGATACAACGTGCACAATTATTGGTTGGGTGAAGAAGCAAACACCTGGCAGCTTCTGCACTGCTTATATGCTGACTCCATTGAGGAACACCCTGAATCTTTAGAGAGTTTGTTAAGAGAGGTTATGCTTTCTCAACAAGATTTAGTCGGTGCCTTATTTCAAAGCGATTCCGAATTGCGACTGTTGCAACTGTTGGTCGACTGGCTGGAAGCTTCAGCTGCATACCAAGACGAAGCCTCAGCCAATGTAGCTCCAGTAATTCCAAATAATGTTCACTGGAGCAATACTCTGCATCACTTACTTATCGGCTCCAGTCTGTTTAACAAGGAGAAAGCTAAGGACATGGTTACTTGTATAGATCCAGATGCACCAAGACGGCAGAAGAAGACTATTCACACCGATGACCAGAAAGATGATAGTGATCTCTGCAAGCGTGTTTTCACAGAATTAAGATGTGGCAAGTTTAAGGATGCTGTTTCATTGTGTCTCAGTGCTGGGCAGGCTTGGCGCGGAGCTGCCATGCAAGGGTGGAGACTGATGCACTACTTACCGAGAGAAGGCCCAAACAGCAATCTTGAGATTTACGGTAACCCATCACGGGATTTGTGGAAGTGGTGTGCCTTGGGGATTGCAACCAATATTGCTGAGAATATCTATTACAGAGCTACAATGGGTATCCTCTGTGGACACCTTCCTAGCACTATTGCAGCCTGTCAAGGGAACTGGGAAGATCTGCTCTGGGCTCATTTGAGAACACAAATTGAGGCAAGGGTGGATAGGTTTCTGCATGAGCATCATGCCACAGCTGATGCTAACACAACAGAGCCAGATGTCTTACAGTTGGTGCAGTTAGAGCTTCATATTGAGGAGATGCCTTTGCAGGAAGTATTCAGTGCTGTCAATGCCCTAATGGATGGTAAGAAAGAGACACCTTACCAGACATGCCAACGGTACCTGATGCTAGGTCATGTCAGAGCTATCATGCAAGACTCATTGGAATGGCTGGAGAATGGAGATGAACAATTTATCCGGTTTCTTGCTCACCTCATTCTAGTACTCCGACAAATGGGAAAAGATCCTCAACATGACATTGGAgacaaaatattagaaaaatatgTCTCACAGCTCATTGAAGAGACAACTCTTGGAGCTGTGGATCGTCCAGAGCTTTTGGCTTACTACACTTCTACAGTGCCAAAAAACAGCCAGGTGGTCTTATACGCTGAGTTAATGGATCATATTAGCAAAAGTGACAACAGACAAGAGGTTGTGAAAGCCGGATCCACAGCGGGAATAGATGTGGCTGCTTCAGCCCGAGTTGCTGTAAAGAGAGCTATATCTGAAATTCAGCAAGGATATGGCAATATTGACATGATGTTTAACCAAACTACTGCAGTTGAGAAAGATAAGACACTGATTATTAAAGGGCTGTCGTCTCTTGAATGGCTGGCTTTAGTCCCAAATCAAATGGTGGAGGCACTATGGCTAAGTAATGCTATGATACGCACTTTTATCTTCATTGGTAACACAGACGCCGCATCTGCCTGTATTGTCAACGTAAACCAGCTGTTGCCATCTTTTGTAAACAAGGTTCCTCAAAACTCCTCTGAACTGCGTGAGCACTTGTGCTTAAAGGCGTACCTTGAAGCTTTAGAAGGCTTTGCAACTTGGTACAGACATTTCATCAGCGGGAAGCCCAAAGACGTCGACCCTTTGCCTGCTGACGCGTCCTTTGCTGATAAAGTATACCATGAGCAGAAATGTGCTCAAGCAGAGCAACAGAAGGCAAGGTGGATGAACGCTGTGCTTCATCAGTTAAAACACACTAAGAGCTTGTTGTACAATGTTCTGCTTTTTCCTGGAGGATGGCTTCAAGATGAATTTGATAACTCTTCTTCTCCAAATTTCAGTGAAGATGAGAAGTCTGAAAGGTCCAAACAATTGGAGACTTTGAGACGCCTATGTATTCCGGAAGCTACTATTCTGATACTAAAACTGCTTCAAAGTGGTAATGATGTAGAAAGTCATAAAGAAGCCATGGAACTAAGCAATTTGATTGCAGGAGAAAACAGAGGGCTTTACAAAGTATTCACTAAGGATAAGCTAATGGAAATCCTGGATAGAATTCGGGAATCCTCATTATTGTTGTTGGAAAAGGGAAAGGATATGTTTGGTTATGAAACAAATGAATAA
- the LOC134744657 gene encoding DDRGK domain-containing protein 1, which translates to MDPFIISAILSAILIIVLSIAFLRVVKVKPQPGGARPVPQREGGPGRVQAVRNQRARMRANAARNQAALEEDEPEVADEDHDEGQDGQRVEFDDKMGAKKRAKLEAKQEKKKAREAEEQMREMKKKKNEELEEERKKIEEKQEEEERKREEAEKKAEEERKRREQEEYEALKAAFTVEGEGFDEEDQDRESLLKDFVDYIKSQKVVLLEDLAAHFKLKTQAAIDRITDLQATGELTGVIDDRGKFIYISQKELEDVAKFIKQRGRVSITELAESSNDLINLNPVPLSI; encoded by the exons ATGGATCCCTTTATAATTTCGGCAATTTTGAGTGCAATACTCATTATAGTTCTATCAATTGCATTTCTACGAGTTGTTAAAGTCAAGCCTCAAC CTGGAGGAGCAAGGCCTGTCCCACAGAGGGAAGGTGGGCCTGGCAGAGTACAAGCTGTAAGGAACCAACGGGCGCGTATGAGAGCTAATG CTGCCCGGAATCAAGCTGCTCTTGAAGAAGATGAGCCAGAAGTGGCCGATGAAGACCATGACGAAGGCCAAGATGGTCAAAGAGTGGAGTTCGATGACAAAATGGGAGCTAAG AAAAGAGCTAAGCTGGAAGCCAAACAGGAAAAGAAAAAAGCAAGGGAAGCTGAAGAGCAAATGCGGgaaatgaagaagaagaaaaacgaAGAACTTGAAGAGGAGAGAAAGAAGATTGAGGAAAAGCAagag GAGGAGGAACGCAAACGTGAAGAGGCCGAAAAGAAGGCCGAGGAGGAGCGCAAGCGCCGCGAGCAGGAGGAGTACGAAGCCCTAAAGGCTGCCTTCACTGTGGAGGGCGAGGGCTTCGACGAGGAAGACCAGGACAGGGAGTCGTTGCTAAAAGACTTTGTTGATTATATCAAG TCACAGAAAGTCGTATTACTCGAAGATCTGGCCGCGCACTTCAAGCTAAAGACCCAAGCTGCCATTGACCGGATAACAGACCTGCAGGCGACCGGCGAACTCACTGGGGTAATTGACGACAGAGGAAAGTTTATCTACATCTCGCAGAAGGAACTAGAAGATGTGGCAAAATTCATCAAGCAGAGGGGCAGGGTCTCTATCACTGAACTAGCAGAAAGCAGTAATGATTTGATCAATTTGAACCCTGTGCCACTGTCTATCTGA